Proteins encoded in a region of the Populus nigra chromosome 3, ddPopNigr1.1, whole genome shotgun sequence genome:
- the LOC133688181 gene encoding protein FATTY ACID EXPORT 2, chloroplastic, with the protein MAEIAFLGGGGVVAASQSSLLLQPSKFGFHTLAPPSISLLRLHQPSTSLFSSPNPKLHTSIFAAKVVSSYSEATSSPSSTIITDNVDLSTEGIEIELDTGGGGRDGYKDISGGGGGGGGGGKNEREGGSPDESGSEKKMALSMSQKLTLGYAALVGIGGAMGYMKSGSQKSLLAGGISASVLYYVYTQLPANPVYASSIGLGISAALMGVMGSRFLKSRKIFPAGVVSLVSFIMTGGYLHGILRSMH; encoded by the exons ATGGCCGAAATTGCGTTTTTAGGCGGTGGTGGTGTAGTTGCGGCATCCCAGTCTTCCCTTCTCCTCCAACCTTCCAAATTTGGATTCCATACACTCGCACCTCCATCAATATCCCTGCTCCGCCTTCACCAGCCCTCAACCTCACTCTTTTCTTCCCCCAATCCTAAGCTGCACACTTCCATTTTCGCTGCTAAAGTCGTGTCTTCTTATTCTGAAGCCACCTCGTCTCCTTCCAGTACTATCATAACTGATAACGTCGACCTGTCAACTGAAGGAATCGAGATCGAATTAGACACCGGAGGAGGAGGCAGGGACGGTTATAAAGATATTAGCGGCGGCGGCggaggcggcggcggcggcggtaAAAACGAAAGAGAAGGAGGATCGCCAGACGAGAGTGGAAGTGAAAAGAAAATGGCTTTGTCCATGTCTCAAAAATTGACTCTTGGCTATGCTGCTCTTGTTGGAA TCGGTGGTGCTATGGGATATATGAAGAGTGGTAGCCAGAAATCGCTGTTGGCAGGAGGAATTTCTGCCTCGGTTCTGTATTATGTTTATACACAGCTTCCCGCGAATCCGGTTTATGCATCATCAATAGGGCTTG GTATATCTGCTGCACTTATGGGAGTGATGGGCTCTCGTTTTTTGAAGTCCAGGAAGATTTTTCCTGCTGGTGTGGTGTCTCTTGTGTCATTCATAATGACTGGTGGCTACCTCCATGGAATCCTTCGGAGCATGCATTGA